In Streptomyces sp. NBC_00306, a single genomic region encodes these proteins:
- a CDS encoding uracil-DNA glycosylase has protein sequence MTDTDMLPESWRGVLGDELQKPYFKELVDFVEDERARGPVYPPREEVFAALDATPYDRVKVLVLGQDPYHGEGQGHGLCFSVRPGVKTPPSLRNIYKEMQAELGLPIPDNGYLMPWAEQGVLLLNAVLTVRAGEANSHKGKGWEKVTDAVITAVASRPDPAVFVLWGNYAQKKLPLIDEQRHVVVKGAHPSPLSAKRFFGSRPFTQINEAVAAQGHAPIDWRIPDLG, from the coding sequence GTGACCGACACCGACATGCTGCCCGAGTCCTGGCGCGGCGTCCTCGGCGACGAGCTGCAGAAGCCGTACTTCAAGGAGCTCGTCGACTTCGTCGAGGACGAGCGCGCCAGGGGGCCGGTGTACCCGCCGCGCGAGGAGGTCTTCGCCGCGCTGGACGCCACGCCCTACGACCGGGTCAAGGTGCTGGTGCTCGGCCAGGACCCGTACCACGGCGAAGGGCAGGGCCACGGGCTCTGCTTCTCGGTGCGGCCGGGCGTCAAGACCCCGCCCTCCCTGCGGAACATCTACAAGGAGATGCAGGCCGAGCTGGGCCTCCCGATCCCGGACAACGGCTATCTGATGCCGTGGGCCGAGCAGGGCGTGCTGCTGCTCAACGCGGTGCTGACCGTTCGGGCCGGCGAGGCCAACTCCCACAAGGGCAAGGGGTGGGAGAAGGTGACGGACGCGGTGATCACCGCCGTGGCCTCGCGCCCGGACCCGGCCGTGTTCGTCCTGTGGGGGAACTACGCGCAGAAGAAGCTTCCGCTGATCGACGAGCAGCGCCATGTGGTGGTGAAGGGCGCCCACCCCTCGCCGCTGTCGGCGAAGAGGTTCTTCGGATCCCGGCCGTTCACCCAGATCAACGAGGCCGTCGCCGCACAGGGCCACGCGCCCATCGACTGGCGTATCCCCGACCTCGGCTGA
- a CDS encoding methyltransferase gives MNRLTTSWGDLRLARFPEDPRDTLRAWDAADEYLLRRLEGIDDADPADLSGTVVVVGDRWGALTASLAAHDPVQITDSYLGQEATRANLARNGIDAASVRLLSARDTPPERIDVLLVRVPKSLALLEDQLHRLAPAVHAGTLVIGTGMVSEIHTSTLRLFERIIGPTRTSLAVKKARLIFCTPDPALAPGPSPWPVRYALPDGIGVLAGRSVTNHAGIFCADRLDIGTRFFLRHLPERSGPAHVVDLGCGNGVVGTAAALAGPETSVTFADESFSAVDSARATYRENVADASRASFLVGDGLAELADGSADLVLNNPPFHSHRATTDSTARRMFGDARRVLRPGGELWVIGNRHLGYHVRLRRLFGNCEVVASDPKFVVLKAVRP, from the coding sequence ATGAACCGTCTGACCACGTCCTGGGGCGACCTCCGGCTCGCCCGCTTCCCCGAAGATCCCCGCGACACCCTCCGCGCATGGGACGCCGCCGACGAGTACCTGTTGCGCAGGCTCGAGGGGATCGACGACGCGGATCCGGCGGACCTGTCCGGCACCGTGGTCGTGGTGGGCGACCGGTGGGGTGCTCTCACCGCATCGCTCGCCGCGCACGACCCCGTACAGATCACCGACTCGTACCTCGGCCAGGAGGCCACCCGCGCGAATCTGGCGCGCAACGGCATCGACGCCGCCTCCGTGCGGCTGCTGTCCGCCCGGGACACTCCGCCCGAGCGCATCGACGTCCTGCTCGTCCGGGTACCCAAGAGCCTCGCGCTCCTGGAGGACCAGCTGCACCGGCTCGCGCCCGCCGTGCACGCCGGCACCCTGGTCATCGGTACCGGCATGGTGAGTGAGATCCACACCTCGACGCTGCGGCTGTTCGAGCGGATCATCGGTCCGACGCGGACCTCGCTCGCGGTGAAAAAGGCGCGGCTCATCTTCTGCACGCCCGACCCCGCGCTGGCCCCCGGGCCCAGCCCCTGGCCGGTGCGCTACGCCCTGCCCGACGGCATCGGTGTGCTGGCGGGCCGCTCCGTCACCAACCACGCGGGCATCTTCTGCGCCGACCGTCTCGACATCGGCACCCGGTTCTTCCTGCGCCATCTGCCGGAGCGCAGCGGGCCCGCCCATGTGGTGGACCTCGGCTGCGGCAATGGCGTGGTCGGCACCGCCGCCGCTCTCGCCGGGCCGGAGACCTCGGTGACCTTCGCCGACGAGTCCTTCTCCGCGGTGGACTCCGCACGGGCCACCTACCGCGAGAACGTCGCCGACGCTTCGAGGGCGAGCTTCCTCGTGGGGGACGGACTCGCGGAGCTCGCGGACGGCTCGGCCGATCTCGTCCTGAACAATCCGCCGTTCCATTCGCACCGGGCGACGACGGACTCGACGGCCCGACGGATGTTCGGTGACGCCCGCCGCGTCCTGCGGCCCGGCGGCGAGCTGTGGGTGATCGGCAACCGGCACCTCGGGTACCACGTACGGCTGCGTCGGCTCTTCGGCAACTGTGAGGTCGTGGCGAGCGACCCGAAGTTCGTGGTCCTGAAGGCTGTCCGGCCCTAA
- a CDS encoding undecaprenyl-diphosphate phosphatase: MSWFESFILGLVQGLTEFLPISSSAHLRLTAAFAGWHDPGAAFTAITQIGTEAAVLIYFRKDIARIVSAWFRSLTDKSMRSDHDAQMGWLVIVGSIPIGVLGITLKDQIEGPFRDLRLIATTLIVMGIVLGIADRLAARDETGGKHRAIKERKTLRELSVKDGLIFGICQAMALVPGVSRSGATISGGLLMGYTREAAARYSFLLAIPAVLASGAYELKDAGEGHVSWGPTIFATFIAFGVGYAVIAWFMKFITTKSFMPFVIYRVILGIALFILVGTDTLSPHAGESGD, encoded by the coding sequence ATGTCTTGGTTCGAATCATTCATCCTCGGGCTCGTCCAGGGGCTGACCGAATTCCTGCCCATCTCCTCCAGCGCGCATCTGCGGCTCACCGCGGCGTTCGCCGGATGGCACGACCCGGGCGCGGCGTTCACCGCGATCACTCAGATCGGCACCGAGGCGGCCGTCCTGATCTACTTCCGCAAGGACATCGCGAGGATCGTCTCGGCATGGTTCCGCTCGCTCACCGACAAGTCGATGCGCAGCGACCACGACGCCCAGATGGGCTGGCTGGTCATCGTCGGCTCGATCCCGATCGGCGTGCTGGGCATCACGCTCAAGGACCAGATCGAGGGCCCGTTCCGTGATCTGCGCCTCATCGCCACCACGCTGATCGTGATGGGCATCGTCCTCGGTATCGCCGACCGGCTCGCCGCCCGCGACGAGACCGGCGGCAAGCACCGCGCCATCAAGGAGCGCAAGACGCTGCGCGAACTGAGCGTCAAGGACGGTCTGATCTTCGGTATCTGCCAGGCGATGGCCCTCGTCCCCGGTGTCTCCCGGTCCGGCGCCACCATCAGCGGTGGTCTGCTGATGGGCTACACCCGTGAGGCCGCGGCCCGCTATTCGTTCCTGCTGGCCATCCCCGCCGTGCTCGCCTCCGGCGCCTACGAGCTCAAGGACGCGGGCGAGGGCCATGTGTCCTGGGGGCCCACCATCTTCGCGACGTTCATCGCGTTCGGTGTGGGCTACGCCGTCATCGCCTGGTTCATGAAGTTCATCACTACCAAGAGCTTCATGCCCTTCGTCATCTACCGGGTGATTCTGGGAATTGCCCTGTTCATCCTGGTCGGAACGGACACTTTGAGCCCTCACGCGGGCGAGTCGGGCGACTGA
- a CDS encoding DinB family protein, which produces MTRPERTEPSTTADEQAMLTGWLEFHRETLELKCAGLTDEQLRERSVPPSGISLLGLVRHMAEVERGWFRDVFAGEDVPTLYCEEDRDGDFHVTDKDTWSDARTAWQAEIARARELVAGRSLDDVAAGTTRSGRAFNLRWIMTHMIEEYARHNGHADLVRERIDGATGD; this is translated from the coding sequence ATGACGAGACCTGAGCGCACCGAACCGTCCACCACCGCAGACGAACAGGCCATGTTGACGGGCTGGTTGGAGTTCCACCGCGAGACGCTGGAGTTGAAGTGCGCGGGGCTCACCGACGAGCAGCTGCGCGAGCGGTCCGTGCCACCGTCCGGGATATCGCTGCTGGGACTCGTACGGCACATGGCGGAGGTCGAGCGCGGCTGGTTCCGCGACGTCTTCGCCGGCGAGGACGTCCCCACGCTCTACTGCGAGGAGGACCGGGACGGGGACTTCCACGTCACGGACAAGGACACCTGGTCGGACGCCCGCACCGCATGGCAGGCGGAGATCGCGCGTGCCCGCGAGCTGGTCGCGGGCCGCTCACTGGACGATGTCGCGGCCGGCACCACCCGTTCCGGCAGGGCGTTCAACCTGCGGTGGATCATGACGCACATGATCGAGGAGTACGCCCGCCACAACGGCCACGCCGACCTGGTACGGGAGCGGATCGACGGCGCCACGGGCGACTGA
- a CDS encoding TetR/AcrR family transcriptional regulator — MAERTTPGTSRVTPGTSRADLIADAALALLAERGMRGLTHRAVDEAAGLPQGSTSNHARTRLALLEAAVRRLADREAAVLTPGELSAAGHGGGGLADALALALHRYLTRHRELLVARYELALEATRRPELREYYDAAGSRFRTMLNALMTAAGSPEPERHALSLVAWCEGLMFACAVGSYHAAVPDRAELRTGFTELLRGMLGENAVAGGGPVLQDDRHDET; from the coding sequence ATGGCAGAACGCACCACTCCGGGCACCTCCCGCGTCACCCCCGGCACCTCCCGCGCCGATCTGATCGCCGATGCCGCGCTCGCACTGCTCGCCGAGCGCGGTATGCGCGGTCTCACCCACCGGGCGGTGGACGAGGCCGCGGGCCTCCCCCAGGGCTCGACGTCCAATCACGCCCGCACCCGGCTGGCCCTCCTGGAGGCCGCGGTACGGCGTCTGGCCGACCGCGAGGCGGCCGTTCTGACACCCGGCGAGCTGTCGGCCGCGGGCCACGGCGGCGGGGGCCTGGCGGACGCCCTGGCCCTCGCGCTGCACCGCTATCTCACGCGCCATCGCGAACTCCTCGTCGCCCGCTACGAACTCGCCCTGGAGGCCACCCGCAGACCGGAGCTGCGTGAGTACTACGACGCGGCGGGCAGCCGCTTCCGGACCATGCTGAACGCCCTGATGACAGCGGCCGGTTCACCGGAGCCGGAGCGCCATGCGCTGTCCCTGGTGGCCTGGTGCGAGGGGCTGATGTTCGCCTGCGCCGTGGGGTCGTACCACGCGGCCGTCCCCGACCGTGCGGAGCTGCGCACGGGGTTCACCGAGCTGCTGCGGGGGATGCTCGGCGAAAATGCCGTGGCGGGCGGCGGGCCGGTCCTCCAGGATGATCGCCATGACGAGACCTGA
- a CDS encoding ABC transporter substrate-binding protein produces MFYRTCLQAAAALASISLLAGCGLFSDAEADGKQKISVGTTSEPTTLDPAAAWDGSWELFRNVFQTLVSFPTGSTTPQPDAAKKCQFMDPANKVFECELRSGLKFSNGDTLDAAAVKHSIDRIQKIDVQGGPNGLLGSLDKVETSGDRVVRFRLKSPDATFPFILATPAMSIVPPKEYPADKLREDGGLTGSGPYVLDSYNKGDKAELTRNDTYEGFAKRKNDAVTIRYFGDSDVMVKSLKKKEIDAIYRGLTAPEVVELQQKLPENDHLQLVETVGADIRYLVFNSKDPMAGKLPVRRAIAQIVDRGALVNKVYQGTSEPLYSMVPKGIAGHTTEYFDRFGDPSVAKAKDILEDAGIDKPVPLTFWYTTDRYGSATALEFRELKRQLDASGLFKITIQGKSEKEFQQGYKSGSYPVFGRGWFPDFPDPDNFIAPFVGEKNVLSTPYENKEITDTLLPASRRESDRGAVTTEFERAQEILVDDVRLLPLWQGKLYVAASEEIGGGELALDPQTVMQMWELYRKASW; encoded by the coding sequence GTGTTCTACCGGACCTGTCTGCAGGCCGCTGCAGCCCTAGCGTCCATATCTCTGCTGGCGGGATGCGGTCTGTTCTCCGATGCGGAAGCGGACGGCAAGCAGAAGATTTCAGTCGGTACGACGAGTGAGCCCACGACGCTCGATCCTGCCGCTGCCTGGGACGGTTCGTGGGAGTTGTTCCGAAACGTCTTCCAGACGCTCGTCAGCTTCCCGACCGGCAGTACGACGCCGCAGCCCGATGCGGCGAAGAAGTGCCAGTTCATGGATCCGGCCAACAAGGTCTTCGAGTGCGAGCTGCGCTCGGGGCTGAAGTTCTCCAACGGTGACACGCTCGACGCCGCCGCCGTGAAGCACTCGATCGACCGGATCCAGAAGATCGATGTGCAGGGTGGCCCCAACGGTCTGCTCGGTTCCCTCGACAAGGTCGAGACGTCCGGCGACCGTGTGGTGCGCTTCCGCCTGAAGTCCCCGGACGCCACGTTCCCGTTCATCCTCGCCACGCCCGCCATGTCGATCGTGCCGCCGAAGGAGTACCCGGCGGACAAGCTCCGCGAGGACGGCGGGCTGACCGGGTCCGGTCCCTACGTGCTGGACTCGTACAACAAGGGCGACAAGGCGGAGCTGACCCGCAACGACACCTACGAGGGCTTCGCCAAGCGCAAGAACGACGCCGTCACGATCCGTTACTTCGGTGACTCCGACGTGATGGTCAAGTCCCTCAAGAAGAAGGAGATCGACGCGATCTACCGCGGTCTGACCGCGCCCGAGGTCGTCGAACTCCAGCAGAAGCTCCCCGAGAACGATCACCTTCAGCTCGTCGAGACCGTCGGCGCCGACATCCGCTACCTGGTCTTCAACTCCAAGGACCCGATGGCGGGCAAGCTGCCCGTGCGGCGCGCGATCGCCCAGATCGTGGACCGCGGCGCGCTGGTGAACAAGGTCTACCAGGGCACCTCCGAGCCGCTGTACTCGATGGTTCCGAAGGGCATCGCGGGCCACACGACGGAGTACTTCGACCGCTTCGGCGACCCGAGCGTGGCCAAGGCCAAGGACATCCTGGAGGACGCCGGCATCGACAAGCCGGTGCCGCTGACCTTCTGGTACACCACCGACCGTTACGGCTCGGCGACGGCGCTGGAGTTCCGCGAGCTCAAGAGGCAGCTGGACGCGTCCGGTCTGTTCAAGATCACGATCCAGGGCAAGTCGGAGAAGGAGTTCCAGCAGGGCTACAAGTCCGGCTCCTACCCCGTCTTCGGCCGTGGCTGGTTCCCGGACTTCCCGGACCCGGACAACTTCATCGCGCCGTTCGTCGGCGAGAAGAACGTGCTGAGCACGCCGTACGAGAACAAGGAGATCACCGACACGCTGCTGCCCGCCTCCCGGCGGGAGAGCGACCGTGGCGCGGTCACGACCGAGTTCGAGCGGGCCCAGGAGATCCTCGTCGACGACGTCCGGCTGCTGCCGCTGTGGCAGGGCAAGCTGTACGTCGCCGCCAGCGAGGAGATCGGCGGCGGCGAGCTCGCCCTCGACCCGCAGACGGTCATGCAGATGTGGGAGCTGTACCGCAAGGCCAGCTGGTAG
- a CDS encoding FAD-dependent monooxygenase, giving the protein MSEPRAVVIGSGIGGLTAAVALHRSGWQVTVLEQAASLEPVGAGIGLAPNGQRALDVIGLGDDIRELSAWQGDGGMRTPRGRWLARTNSAAAAERFGGPLVLLHRATLVDRIAALLPAGAVHTASEARLTDPGAADGRPARVTTADAEFEAELVVGADGIHSAVRTALFPAHQGPAYSGFTTWRVVVPGLGRPFAPHESWGAGTLWGTQPLKDGRIYAYAAAVAPAGDRADDEKAELLRRFGDWHDPVPAVIAATDPRQVLRNDVHHLIDPLPAFHSGRTVLVGDSAHAMAPTLGQGGNQAIEDGIVLAHHVAPGADLGAGLAAYSADRLPRTTAVVRKSARVARAMSLTGRPAVAARNTLMSAVSRLGPGVVLRTFDGIADWQPPRRPYADQAHGRGHSVREAP; this is encoded by the coding sequence ATGTCCGAGCCCCGTGCCGTCGTCATCGGCAGTGGTATCGGCGGCCTGACCGCCGCCGTCGCCCTGCACCGAAGCGGCTGGCAGGTCACCGTCCTGGAACAGGCCGCCTCCCTGGAGCCGGTCGGCGCCGGCATCGGACTCGCCCCCAACGGTCAGCGTGCGCTCGACGTCATCGGCCTCGGCGACGACATCCGGGAGCTGTCCGCGTGGCAGGGCGACGGCGGGATGCGCACCCCGCGCGGCCGGTGGCTCGCCCGCACGAACAGCGCGGCCGCCGCAGAACGCTTCGGCGGGCCCCTGGTCCTTCTTCACCGGGCCACCCTGGTCGACCGCATCGCCGCCCTGCTGCCCGCGGGGGCCGTGCACACCGCGAGCGAGGCCCGGCTCACCGACCCCGGCGCCGCGGACGGACGCCCGGCCCGTGTCACCACAGCGGACGCGGAGTTCGAGGCGGAACTCGTCGTCGGTGCCGACGGAATCCACTCGGCCGTCCGCACCGCGCTGTTCCCCGCCCATCAGGGCCCGGCCTACTCCGGATTCACCACCTGGCGTGTCGTGGTCCCGGGCCTCGGCAGGCCCTTCGCACCGCACGAGAGCTGGGGCGCCGGCACCCTGTGGGGCACCCAGCCGCTCAAGGACGGCAGGATCTACGCGTACGCGGCGGCCGTCGCACCCGCCGGCGACCGGGCGGACGACGAGAAGGCCGAACTCCTGCGCCGGTTCGGGGACTGGCACGACCCGGTGCCGGCCGTCATCGCTGCCACGGACCCGCGTCAGGTGCTGCGCAACGACGTCCACCACCTCATCGACCCCCTGCCCGCCTTCCACAGCGGCCGGACCGTCCTCGTCGGCGACTCCGCCCACGCCATGGCGCCCACCCTGGGTCAGGGCGGCAACCAGGCGATCGAGGACGGCATCGTCCTCGCCCATCACGTCGCCCCCGGAGCCGACCTGGGCGCGGGCCTCGCCGCCTACAGCGCGGACCGGCTCCCGCGGACCACCGCAGTCGTCCGCAAGTCGGCGCGGGTCGCCCGGGCGATGTCGCTGACCGGCCGGCCGGCCGTCGCCGCGCGCAACACCCTGATGTCCGCGGTCTCCCGGCTCGGGCCGGGCGTCGTACTGCGGACCTTCGACGGCATCGCCGACTGGCAGCCGCCCCGGCGCCCGTATGCTGACCAGGCACACGGGCGAGGACACAGCGTGAGGGAGGCCCCGTGA
- a CDS encoding Gfo/Idh/MocA family protein, whose product MKVGCIGLGDIAQKAYLPVLGALPGIELHLQTRTPATLTRVAETHRIPAGQRHTDLGRLLEQGLDAAFVHAPTAAHAEIVGRLLQAGVPTYVDKPLAYELAESERLVDLSESRGTSLAIGFNRRFAPGYAQCLEHPRDLILMQKNRVGLPEDPRTLVLDDFIHVVDTLRFLAPGTVEHSDVRARIVDGRMHHVVLQLSGEGFTAIGTMNRMSGSAEEILEVSGQDTKREVRNLAEVVDHKGQPSVRRRGDWVPVARQRGIEQSVTSFLEAVRAGKFLSAQDALRTHELCERVVLRALEQAA is encoded by the coding sequence GTGAAGGTCGGCTGCATCGGACTCGGCGACATCGCGCAGAAGGCCTATCTGCCCGTGCTGGGCGCCCTTCCAGGCATCGAACTGCATCTGCAGACCCGCACACCGGCCACCCTGACCAGGGTCGCCGAGACGCACCGCATCCCCGCCGGTCAGCGCCACACCGACCTCGGCCGGCTGCTGGAACAGGGCCTCGACGCCGCCTTCGTGCACGCGCCGACAGCGGCGCACGCGGAGATCGTCGGCCGTCTCCTCCAGGCGGGTGTGCCCACGTACGTCGACAAGCCTCTCGCGTACGAACTCGCCGAATCCGAACGGCTGGTGGACCTTTCCGAATCGCGCGGCACCAGCCTGGCCATCGGCTTCAACCGGCGATTCGCGCCGGGGTACGCGCAGTGCCTGGAGCACCCGCGCGACCTGATCCTGATGCAGAAGAACCGCGTCGGCCTCCCCGAGGACCCCCGCACGCTCGTGCTCGACGACTTCATCCATGTCGTCGACACGCTGCGCTTCCTCGCCCCCGGCACGGTCGAGCACAGCGATGTGCGGGCCCGCATCGTCGACGGGCGGATGCACCACGTCGTCCTTCAGCTGTCCGGCGAGGGATTCACCGCCATCGGCACCATGAACCGGATGAGCGGCTCCGCCGAGGAGATCCTCGAGGTGTCCGGCCAGGACACCAAGCGCGAGGTGCGCAACCTCGCCGAAGTCGTCGACCACAAGGGGCAGCCGAGCGTGCGTCGGCGCGGCGACTGGGTGCCGGTGGCCCGCCAGCGCGGCATCGAGCAGTCGGTGACGTCATTCCTCGAAGCGGTGCGCGCGGGGAAGTTCCTCAGTGCCCAGGACGCCCTGAGGACTCACGAACTGTGCGAACGGGTGGTGCTTCGGGCTCTCGAGCAGGCCGCCTGA
- the lnt gene encoding apolipoprotein N-acyltransferase, which produces MRIPVGRSRREGSAPRRRTGDDAGWQRARRLVGAPRGRAVAAVLAGALPALAFPEPSLWWFAYVALVPWMLLVRTAPTGRRAALEGWLGGLGFMVAVHHWLMPSLHVFIVVLAALLGLLWAPWGWLVRSLLGGMPSPARAAAALAVVPSGWLMVELARSWEGLGGPWGLLGASQWEVSPALRLASVGGVWLVSLLVLAVNTAVTVLIAVPRARITAVGGTVACALATTAAWMWAPQPESSGRTRIAVVQPGVINGIGGEDKRFERSERLTRELAGQDVDLVVWGESSVGSDLRERPDLAARLAVLSRAVGADLLVNVDARRVDASGQSGIFKSSVLVGPQGPTGDRYDKMRLVPFGEYIPARDLLGWATSVGKAAGEDRLRGTRPVVMVLPGEGADRLRLGPLVCFESAFPDMSRRLTRDGAQVLIAQSATSSFQNSWAPEQHASLAALRAAESGRPMVHATLTGVSSVHDAHGGRVGQPLGTDESTAAVYDIPLARGTTAYVRFGDWAVYGALAVLALWLAAEGTRAVRRPAREPEAPPVRTVRESSGRPGH; this is translated from the coding sequence ATGCGGATTCCGGTCGGCCGGAGCCGGCGGGAGGGCAGCGCGCCCCGACGACGGACCGGAGACGACGCGGGGTGGCAGCGCGCCCGGCGACTCGTCGGAGCCCCCCGCGGGCGTGCGGTCGCCGCCGTGCTGGCCGGTGCGCTGCCCGCGCTCGCCTTCCCCGAGCCGTCGCTCTGGTGGTTCGCCTATGTGGCGCTGGTGCCGTGGATGCTGCTGGTGCGCACGGCGCCGACCGGGCGCCGGGCGGCGCTGGAGGGCTGGCTCGGCGGTCTGGGCTTCATGGTCGCCGTGCATCACTGGCTCATGCCGAGCCTCCATGTGTTCATCGTCGTGCTGGCCGCACTGCTGGGGCTGCTGTGGGCGCCCTGGGGGTGGCTGGTCCGCTCCCTGCTCGGCGGTATGCCGTCACCCGCGCGGGCCGCGGCGGCTCTCGCCGTGGTCCCCTCCGGGTGGCTGATGGTCGAACTGGCCCGCTCCTGGGAGGGGTTGGGTGGTCCGTGGGGGCTGCTCGGCGCCAGCCAGTGGGAGGTCTCCCCCGCCCTGCGGCTGGCGTCGGTGGGCGGTGTGTGGCTGGTCAGCCTGCTCGTGCTGGCGGTGAACACCGCGGTGACCGTGCTGATCGCGGTACCGAGGGCCCGTATCACCGCGGTGGGCGGCACGGTCGCCTGTGCGCTGGCCACCACGGCGGCATGGATGTGGGCGCCGCAGCCGGAGTCGTCGGGCCGGACCCGGATCGCGGTCGTCCAGCCGGGGGTGATCAACGGCATCGGCGGCGAGGACAAGCGCTTCGAGCGCAGCGAGCGGCTGACGCGTGAGCTGGCCGGCCAGGACGTCGACCTGGTCGTCTGGGGCGAGAGCAGTGTGGGCTCGGACCTGCGCGAACGCCCCGATCTGGCGGCGCGTCTCGCGGTGCTGTCGCGCGCGGTCGGCGCCGATCTGCTGGTCAATGTCGACGCCCGGCGGGTGGACGCCTCGGGGCAGAGCGGGATCTTCAAGAGCTCGGTCCTGGTCGGTCCGCAGGGACCGACCGGTGACCGCTACGACAAGATGCGTCTGGTGCCGTTCGGTGAGTACATCCCGGCGCGTGATCTGCTCGGCTGGGCGACCTCGGTGGGCAAGGCGGCCGGCGAGGACCGGCTGCGCGGCACGCGTCCCGTGGTGATGGTCCTGCCGGGCGAGGGGGCCGACCGGCTGCGCCTCGGTCCGCTGGTCTGCTTCGAGTCGGCGTTCCCCGACATGAGCCGCAGGCTCACCCGGGACGGCGCCCAGGTGCTCATCGCCCAGTCGGCGACGTCGTCCTTCCAGAACAGCTGGGCGCCGGAGCAGCACGCGTCGCTGGCGGCCCTGCGGGCGGCGGAGAGCGGGCGGCCGATGGTGCACGCCACGCTCACCGGTGTCAGTTCGGTCCACGACGCGCACGGCGGCCGGGTGGGGCAGCCGCTCGGTACGGACGAGAGCACGGCGGCGGTCTACGACATACCGCTGGCGCGCGGGACGACGGCGTACGTGCGGTTCGGCGACTGGGCGGTGTACGGCGCGCTCGCCGTGCTGGCCCTGTGGCTGGCGGCCGAGGGCACGCGGGCGGTCAGGCGGCCTGCTCGAGAGCCCGAAGCACCACCCGTTCGCACAGTTCGTGAGTCCTCAGGGCGTCCTGGGCACTGA
- a CDS encoding nuclear transport factor 2 family protein produces MTQRVDLATMMDRLAIDELVTGYAVAVDDADWNAYRALFTGDGRADYRSSGGIEGSAAEVADWLAETMRVFPVRQHLIVNRRVHIQDLGGYPGDGAELQADYVNPMRMESGDDFVSGGRYTFHVLRTDEGWRLNHVLIAEKWRRGTGALADSR; encoded by the coding sequence ATGACGCAGCGCGTGGATCTCGCGACGATGATGGACCGCCTCGCCATCGACGAACTGGTCACCGGTTACGCGGTGGCCGTGGACGACGCCGACTGGAACGCCTACCGGGCCTTGTTCACCGGGGACGGGCGGGCCGACTACCGCAGTTCCGGCGGGATCGAGGGCTCCGCCGCCGAGGTCGCCGACTGGCTGGCGGAGACGATGCGCGTCTTTCCCGTACGCCAGCACCTGATCGTCAACCGGCGCGTGCACATCCAGGATCTGGGGGGCTATCCGGGTGACGGCGCCGAGCTCCAGGCCGACTATGTGAATCCGATGCGGATGGAGTCGGGCGACGACTTCGTGTCCGGCGGCCGCTACACCTTCCATGTGCTCCGTACGGACGAGGGCTGGCGGCTGAACCATGTGCTGATCGCCGAGAAGTGGCGGCGCGGCACGGGTGCGCTTGCCGACAGCAGATAG
- a CDS encoding TVP38/TMEM64 family protein has product MFEPVPRPASPLAVRCTRVLLSPWSRLSLLVLMLATAAALVLLYEPQRLLSGGFPAQLGGAAAVMLFAVAYGACTAAFVPRPLLNLAAGALFGSQAGLVSAIAGTVIGAGISFTLGRLLGQEALRPLLKGRWLKAADTQLSTHGFRSMLAIRLFPGVPFAAANYCAAVSRMGYVPFLLATGLGSIPNTAAYVVAGSRAGSPTSPVFLIAMGFIVVTGLGAAAVAWRKRHRLPSG; this is encoded by the coding sequence ATGTTCGAGCCCGTCCCCAGGCCCGCTTCCCCACTCGCCGTCCGCTGCACCCGGGTGTTGTTGTCCCCCTGGTCGCGGCTGTCGCTGCTGGTCCTCATGCTGGCGACCGCGGCGGCACTGGTCCTCCTGTACGAGCCACAGAGACTCCTCTCCGGCGGCTTCCCGGCCCAACTCGGCGGCGCCGCCGCGGTAATGCTGTTCGCAGTGGCGTACGGCGCGTGCACCGCCGCCTTCGTACCGCGGCCGTTGCTCAACCTGGCGGCGGGCGCGCTGTTCGGCTCACAGGCCGGTCTCGTCTCGGCGATCGCCGGCACGGTGATCGGTGCGGGCATCTCCTTCACCCTCGGCCGTCTGCTCGGACAGGAGGCGCTGCGGCCGCTGTTGAAGGGCCGCTGGCTCAAGGCCGCGGACACCCAGCTCAGCACGCACGGCTTCCGCTCGATGCTGGCGATCAGGCTCTTCCCCGGGGTGCCCTTCGCCGCGGCCAACTACTGTGCGGCCGTCTCCCGCATGGGCTACGTCCCGTTCCTGCTGGCCACCGGCCTGGGCTCGATCCCGAACACCGCGGCGTACGTCGTCGCGGGCAGCCGGGCCGGGTCACCGACGTCGCCCGTGTTCCTGATCGCGATGGGCTTCATCGTGGTCACGGGTCTCGGCGCCGCCGCCGTCGCCTGGCGCAAGCGCCATCGTCTGCCGAGCGGTTGA